Sequence from the Fictibacillus arsenicus genome:
CAATATTATGATCAATTGCTCAACATTCATACACATGGTAATCAAAAGGGATTCCATCCTTCGATGCATTATAACCGTTACGAACCTACTCCTTATGAAGCTCTGGAAACACTGTTTGAACACTATGTATTAAAGAGCAGTGACCGAATAGTGGATTTTGGATGCGGAAAAGGGCGGCTAAACTTCTTCGTTCACCACTTATTTCAGGCATCCGCTGCAGGAATTGAAATGGATGAAACATTTTATGAAGAGGCACTCGAAAACAAAAAGAATTATATAAAGAAACATAGAAAAGGAATGGAAAGCATTCATTTTCAATGCTGCTTAGCAGAAGAATACAAAATCGATTCTAAAGATAATCGGTTTTATTTTTTTAATCCATTTTCTCTGCAGATCTTCATGAGAACAATCAATAACATCTTGCGTTCTGTTGAGAAAAAACCGAGGGAAATTGAATTAATTTTATATTATGCACCAGAGGAATATATCTACTTTCTAGAAAATCAAACAGCATTTGAATTGAAAGAGGAAATCGTATTGCCAGAACTGTACGAGAATAACCCATATGAAAAGTTTTTGATTTATCGTTTGGTATATGGAAAGGAGTGGTCTGCATGAATCAAGAGAACCCATTGTTAGAGGCGTTTAAGGAGACAGAATATCAAATTCCTGGCCATGGTAAACGGGATATTTCAGTGTTAAAAGAAGCTTTGGAAACAATAGATGGACAGCTTGAAAGTGATGTTTACGGGAATGGAAAAGTCATTGAAGATTTTCAGGAAAAAATAGCAAAGTACTTAGGAAAAGAATCATCTGTCTTTTTTCCGAGCGGTACAATGGCGCAGCAGATCGCATTAAGAATCTGGTGTGATCAAAAGAGTTTACAAAAGGTAGCTTATCATCCCCTATGCCATCTGGAGATTCATGAAGAAGACGGCTTGAAAAAATTGCACGGGATAGAGCCTATTCTTCTAGCAGACAAGGAAAGAGTAATAACTCTTAAGGATGTTGTAAACATGAAAGAGGAGATCTCCTGTTTGCTGCTGGAACTTCCTCAGCGCGAAATTGGAGGTCAGCTTCCTGAATATGAGGAACTTGCGGCTATTTCAAACTATTGCCGTGATAAAGGAATTAAACTTCATTTGGATGGGGCAAGATTGTTTGAAATTCTTCCTTTCTACCAGAAGACAGCAGAGGAGATTTGTTCTCTTTTTGATAGTGTTTATGTTTCTTTCTATAAAGGAATTGGAGGTATAGCAGGAGCTATTCTTGCGGGTCCAAAGGATTTTACTGATGAATCAAAGGTATGGAAAAGACGCCACGGCGGTGACTTGATCTCTCTTTATCCGTACATTATCAGTGCAAATTATTACTTTGACCAGAGAGTTAATAAGATGGAGCAATATTATGAAGAAGCGAAAGAGCTCGCAGCGCTTTATAATCAGTGCTATTGTGTTAAAACTGTTCCGTTAGAACCTGTCTCAAATATGTTCCATGTTTATTTTACAGTACCAAAAAATGAGCTTGAGCCTATCCTCCGAGAACTGTATAACGAAACAGGTATCGGTTTAACGGGATCTTTAAGAGAAGTTAGTAATTCTGAATGTTATTTTGAAGTTAACATAGGCGACCAATATACTAAAATACCTAGTGAAAGGCTAAAGAAAGTATTCTTCAGCTTAGATAAAAGATTGCGAGAAAGTAGAATTCAAGTATAACTAAATTCAAATTAGAATAACATAATCTGTAAAAAGTTCTTGATTCGCTCAAGGGCTTTTTTGTTGTTTTAGCGGTTTTTTTTACAATTCTTTATTCTTCTGTAACGGAGAATTTATTTTCATTACATAGAATCTAAATTGTTATACAAGAAAAGTATTAAAGGAGTGGGTTATGTTGGGTTTTGAGAAATGGTTAAAAGAGTTTAATCTTGAAAAAATGAATCGCAGAAACTTCCTTAAAACGACAGGTAAATCTGCTGCGGCAACTGCAATCGGACTATCTATTCCTGCAATTAATCAAACTGAAGAGATTGAAGCTGTTCCAGTTTTTACAGGCAATCCATTTACCCTAGGTGTTGCTTCTGGGGATCCTCTTCCTGACAGCGTAGTACTCTGGACAAGGCTCGCTCCGAATCCTCTTGCAGAGGATGGAAAAGGCGGAATGAAGAACAGGTATGTTTCCGTTCAGTGGGAACTATCCTACGATGAATCGTTCAATAATATTGTTCTTTCTGGAAAGGAGATTGCAGCGCCTGAGCTTGGACATTCCGTTCATGCAGAAGTGTATGGGTTAAAACCAGGAAAAGAGTACTATTATCGGTTCAAGGCAGGTAATGAAATCAGTCCAGTAGGAAGAACAAAAACAGCACCTCAGCGTGATGCAGATATTAAGAGTCTAACGTTTGGCATTGCATCGTGCCAGGCTTGGACGGGTGGCCGTTTTGCTGCGTATCATAATATGGTTGAAGAGGACCTTGATTTTGTATTCCATTTAGGAGATTACATATATGAAAAAGGAGATACAGAAACACTTACCGATTATAGACTGCTTCATGCACAATATAAAACATCTCAGGATTTACAGGCTGCACATGCCAACTTCCCTTTTATTGTTACATTTGATGACCACGAAGTAGACAATGATTGGTCTGATGATATTTCTGATCCGAATTATCCGGAAGGTGAGCGTGAACGATTCCTCGCTGTTCGCGCAGCAGCTTTTCAAGCGTATTATGAACACATGCCGCTAAGACGAAGATCAAAGCCGAACGGTCCAGATATGCTTCTTTACCGTAAGTTTACGTTTGGCAGCTTAATAGAATTTAGTATTTTAGATACGAGGCAATACAGGGATAATCAAGTAGGAAGCGGGTTTCCTGGTGGACCTCTTGATCCTGAAGCGTCAAATACTAACCGAACGCTTGTTGGATCTGAACAAGCAGAGTGGCTCTTGAAAAATCTTCGGGATTCACGTTCTAGATGGAACGTAATCGCTCAGCAGACCATGATGGCACAGTACGATTATGACCCAGGTGAAGGAATTAGCGTTAATCACGACCAATGGGATGGCTATTCTGCAGATCGAGACCGTCTATTTTCTTTTATTAAAAAATATGAGCCTTCTAATCCGGTCGTTCTGAGCGGTGACTGGCACTCAAGCTGGGTAAACGATCTGAAGGAAGATTTTAACGACTCAAGCTCTAAAACATTGGCAACAGAATTTGTCGGAACGTCAATAAGTTCAGGATGTGGATGGAAAAATCAAATAGAAGCAGCACTTTCCGTTAATCAGCATGTTAAATTCTTTGATGGGGATTATCGCGGGTATGTGAAATGCCATGTCACACATAAGTCGTGGGAATCTGATTATCGAGTTGTGTCTTCTCCAAGTAATCCAGACGCAGTTGCAGTAACGCTGGCTTCTTTTACAGTGAAAAATGGAAAAGCAGGAGCAGTCAGAATCGGTGGGGTAGACATTACTCGTATTGCAGCTGACACCATGATGGCAGGTCAGCCAAGCCCTGTTAAAGTAACATTAAGTAATGGTACAGCAAAGCAAGTAGAAGTGAGCGTGAACATTCCTGTTCCAACTGGATGGAAGAGCGAGAACGTCACAAAAGTACTTGAACCATCAGACGAGGCTGTATTTGATGTGTTGGTAACTCCTCCTGCAGAAATGCCCGCAGCAGAAAGGCTTCGTGTAGAAGTGGATGCTGGAGAAACGGCCGTATATGGTCCGCCGCGGGACATTCAAGTGGTATCAGCATTATCAGGTGAAAATGTTCAGCTTGCTTTAGACGGCGGAAGCAGCACAACGCCAATTTTTCCGACATACAAGAGATTGGTTCCTGAAGATACATGGGAAGTTTCAAACGGATACGGATGGGTTGGTACAGCACCATTTGCTAGAGATAGAGGTAATGCTGATGCATTGCAACGTGATTTAATAGCATCACGAGAAGAGCTTACTATTTTTAGAGTAAACGTACCTGCTGGAATCCACAAAGTTTACTTCCTGACTGGTGATTCCGTTTATGGATCTGCAAACACCATCATACGATCAGACAACAAACTATTAGCCGAGGCTGGCTATGCTTTGGATCCAGGTCAATTTAAATGGCTTAGCTTTGAATTGGATGGAGGAAGTACAGGAAAGGAAATTGATCTTGAAATATCTAGCGAACTAGGTGATGGGGCATGGCGCTTGGTAGCGTTTGTAATGAAGGGACTGAAATAAAGAGGAAGATCATTTAATAGAACGCAGAAAAAACTCAAGCTGAAACATGCTTGAGTTTTTTTGTAGATTGCTCATTTTCTGTTGTGCAGTTTCTTTCTAATTCCCGTAACACTTTCTTATAGTTTTTTAACGAATAGATCTTATCTATATAAGTACTTTTGAACTTATAATCGTAAGTTATATACATAATGGCATGGTAGGGAAAGTAGGTTTTGCTTTCTCGAAACCGCAGGTCCCTCCACATAACAAAGAAACCGCTTTTTGTCTTTTTTACAAAAGGGTATGCAAACTCTGTAGAGGAAAGAAAATCTGAAACCTTTTGTTCTTTTTTACTTTTCTCAATTAAGCCAGGGTTGTCGATTTGTTTAGGAAATTTGTGTTCAATTTTAATCCTTCTTGCCGTATAAGTACCAAATATAAATTGATCTTCATTATCGATTAAAAAGTCCCACGTTAGCAAATCTGGTCTTGGTATTAGCTTGATTCGGATGGCTTCCGAAAAGTATAACCCCAAATGTTTTTTGATTCGTCTAGCATAAAAAGTCCGATATACAATGTGCAAAAGTATAATCAAATAAATAAAAGCGAAAATAATTCCGGGTTCAAAGAAAGGGATTAATGCAAAGCCGATTGCATGCAATCCTAATATAAACAGGTCGACTAATGGAATGGAGTCAAAGGAGATCCACTTGGATGAGATAGGTCTTGCAGCTTGTGTCCCATATACATTAAAAAGATCAAATACCACATGAAGAATTACAGCAAGAAACGTCCACATAAATAGATGCAGGAATGAGGAATCATCGAAAAAAGGATGAATGATCCCCGAAACGGCAAGCCCCCATAGTGGCAATGCAGGTAAAGAGTGTGACCATGCGCGGTGATTTCGGAAGTAGCTCCCTTTTCCTCTAAGCTTATATACACAGTCTGCATCTGGTGCGTTTGATCCGATAACAGTTCCTAAGATAACGGCTTGAGACAATGAACTTCCTGTCACAACGGGATCCATTTGAGCAAGAGCGCCTAATCCTAACCCAATGACAATATGCGAAGTAGTATCCATTTTGATTCCTCCTTAGGGTAATAGTAACGATTGCTCTTCGGATTGGCTGATTGCATAATCTGTAATCACTTTTGCAGAGTAGTTTTTGTGAATATGCCGAAGTTGCTCTCTCATATTTTTCATAAGTTGCTCATTATCAAAAAGCTCCTGAACACTTTCAGCAATTTCACTGGCGGTATGAGTTATTATCGCGGCACCTTGCTGGCTGAAATATCGAGCATTCTCAGCTTCTTGGCCCGGTACTGGCTTGTAAAAAACTAAAGGAAGCTGCAAGGCTGCTGCCTCTGTGATCGTAATGCCTCCGGGTTTTGTAATGAGACAATGAGAAATCCGAAAAATTTCATGGATCTCATCAACATATCCGAATAACCGAAAAGACCTTGGATACTGAATGGCAACTGGCAAAAGTTTTTCATAAAGTGCTCTGTTTTTACCGCAAACAACAATGATTTGAAATGAAGGGTTCTTTAGCAAGAGCTGTGCCAGATCCTTTACATTTTTCAATACACATTGTGCACCAGCTAGTATCGTCACAACTCTGTTACTTGGAGTTATTTGATATTTTTTAAATATCGATTGTTTATCTGCTGTAGAATAAAATTCAGAACCGATTGGGATACCGCTTACGGTAACTCGTTTTTCATTAACGTTATGTTTTTTCAACCCATACTTTACAATGTCAGCTGCTACAAAATATTGGACTACTAATGGGTTAATCCAAAATGGATGTGCGCAATAGTCCGTGATTACGGTATATGTCGGTATGGAGTATCTTTCTTTTTTTATCAAAAATGGTGCTGAATTAAGAGGGAAAGTAGAAATAATAAACTGAGGACGGTGTATTGTAATAAGTTCTTGCAGCCTTTTTCGGCCTAGATAACGGGAAAACTGGGCAATTCCTTTAGTGTTTAATTTATTCGTTCCGTAATACCACCATTTATAGAATGAGGCACCATACGAAAAGCTTTTAAGGAATATAGATTGAGTAATTTGAGACATAAGTGGATATGATTCACCAAATAAATCAGATATGATTGGCTCATATCCATTGTTACGCAGTTCAGTTGCTAAAGCATTTGCTGCCTGGATATGACCGCTTCCGTAACGTGCTGTTAGAATCAAAGCTGTTGGACGCTTCATAAAAATAACCTCCTCAAGTCTTTTTTTCAGCATATCACGGGAATTTAAAGCCAATATGAAGGTACAACCCTTATTTGTTAAGGATTTGATAAGAATTATTGAGGATATAAATTCGCTGTAGTTGTCACTGATCTAACAGCAACCTATAATAAAATAGAAGTTCATATTCATCCGGTAATCATGGTGTCTGTTATAGACTTAATAGGGAATCTGGTGAGAATCCAGAGCTGTACCCGCAACTGTATGTGCTGACGAAATAAGCAAAACCACTGTCTAAAGATGGGAAGGGCTTAGAGTAGAGTAAAGCCTGAGTCAGGAGACCTGCCATGTTTATAGTGTTGATCTTCTTCGGGAGTTGGGAAGATAGGACGAGGATATTTTAATAGATTGTTTCTATTAGGTATTCAATCCTGCCCATCCTTTGTGATGGGTATTTATTTTGTCGTTCCAATTCCCGCCACTAAAAACAGGAGCATGAGAGCTCGGGAAAGAGGAATAGTATGGTACAGCAATTATCATCAAATGTCTCAAGAACGATTCAAACGAAACTTGTTTTGCCTCCGGATACAAATCATATGGGAACGATCTTTGGAGGAACGGTATTATCATATATCGATGAAATCGCCGCGATCTCTGCAATGAAACACAGCGGAAAGGTTGTCGTTACGGCTTCCATTGATAATGTGAATTTTTTATCCTCTGCAAAAGTTGGGGATATTTTAATCCTTGAAGGGTTTGTCATTTCAACAGGCAGGACCTCAATGGAAGTGTACGTGAAAGTTGAGTGCCAAAACTTAGAGACGGGGAACAGAACATTAAACACGACATCTATTCTTACGATGGTTGCGAATGATAAAGATGGAAAACCAACTCCTGTACCTAGTGTTATTCCGGAAACAGAAGAGGAAATATCATTTTTTGAAAATGCCCCGTTGAGAAAAGAAAGGCGCCTGCTATATAAAAACGTGAATCAATAGCCATACATGAATAAAGAAGGTAAGATAGTTAGAGATGAAAGGAGTGAGAATCTCAGTGAAAATCAAGAATATGCTTTATGTGTCCCTGGGATTCTTATTTCTTGGTTTAGGAATTGTAGGTATCATTTTGCCGCTTATCCCGACAACACCTTTACTTCTTCTAGCATCTTATTTCTTTGTAAAAGGTTCTAAAAAGTTTGAACGATGGTTCAAAGGAACATCGATATACAAAAATCATTTAGAAGAATTCATAAAAGAAAAATCCATGACGAGAAAAAAGAAAATCACGATTAATCTGTTTGCAGATGCCATGATAGCGGTGGCTTTTATAATGGCGGATAGTACGATTGTGAGGGTAGTGCTGCTGCTTATTGTTGCGTACAAATACTATTATTTTATTACCAAAATTAAGACCATATAAAAAAACCTGAGTGCG
This genomic interval carries:
- a CDS encoding methyltransferase, with protein sequence MKEQYYDQLLNIHTHGNQKGFHPSMHYNRYEPTPYEALETLFEHYVLKSSDRIVDFGCGKGRLNFFVHHLFQASAAGIEMDETFYEEALENKKNYIKKHRKGMESIHFQCCLAEEYKIDSKDNRFYFFNPFSLQIFMRTINNILRSVEKKPREIELILYYAPEEYIYFLENQTAFELKEEIVLPELYENNPYEKFLIYRLVYGKEWSA
- a CDS encoding threonine aldolase family protein, which translates into the protein MNQENPLLEAFKETEYQIPGHGKRDISVLKEALETIDGQLESDVYGNGKVIEDFQEKIAKYLGKESSVFFPSGTMAQQIALRIWCDQKSLQKVAYHPLCHLEIHEEDGLKKLHGIEPILLADKERVITLKDVVNMKEEISCLLLELPQREIGGQLPEYEELAAISNYCRDKGIKLHLDGARLFEILPFYQKTAEEICSLFDSVYVSFYKGIGGIAGAILAGPKDFTDESKVWKRRHGGDLISLYPYIISANYYFDQRVNKMEQYYEEAKELAALYNQCYCVKTVPLEPVSNMFHVYFTVPKNELEPILRELYNETGIGLTGSLREVSNSECYFEVNIGDQYTKIPSERLKKVFFSLDKRLRESRIQV
- a CDS encoding alkaline phosphatase D family protein; translated protein: MLGFEKWLKEFNLEKMNRRNFLKTTGKSAAATAIGLSIPAINQTEEIEAVPVFTGNPFTLGVASGDPLPDSVVLWTRLAPNPLAEDGKGGMKNRYVSVQWELSYDESFNNIVLSGKEIAAPELGHSVHAEVYGLKPGKEYYYRFKAGNEISPVGRTKTAPQRDADIKSLTFGIASCQAWTGGRFAAYHNMVEEDLDFVFHLGDYIYEKGDTETLTDYRLLHAQYKTSQDLQAAHANFPFIVTFDDHEVDNDWSDDISDPNYPEGERERFLAVRAAAFQAYYEHMPLRRRSKPNGPDMLLYRKFTFGSLIEFSILDTRQYRDNQVGSGFPGGPLDPEASNTNRTLVGSEQAEWLLKNLRDSRSRWNVIAQQTMMAQYDYDPGEGISVNHDQWDGYSADRDRLFSFIKKYEPSNPVVLSGDWHSSWVNDLKEDFNDSSSKTLATEFVGTSISSGCGWKNQIEAALSVNQHVKFFDGDYRGYVKCHVTHKSWESDYRVVSSPSNPDAVAVTLASFTVKNGKAGAVRIGGVDITRIAADTMMAGQPSPVKVTLSNGTAKQVEVSVNIPVPTGWKSENVTKVLEPSDEAVFDVLVTPPAEMPAAERLRVEVDAGETAVYGPPRDIQVVSALSGENVQLALDGGSSTTPIFPTYKRLVPEDTWEVSNGYGWVGTAPFARDRGNADALQRDLIASREELTIFRVNVPAGIHKVYFLTGDSVYGSANTIIRSDNKLLAEAGYALDPGQFKWLSFELDGGSTGKEIDLEISSELGDGAWRLVAFVMKGLK
- a CDS encoding metal-dependent hydrolase; translation: MDTTSHIVIGLGLGALAQMDPVVTGSSLSQAVILGTVIGSNAPDADCVYKLRGKGSYFRNHRAWSHSLPALPLWGLAVSGIIHPFFDDSSFLHLFMWTFLAVILHVVFDLFNVYGTQAARPISSKWISFDSIPLVDLFILGLHAIGFALIPFFEPGIIFAFIYLIILLHIVYRTFYARRIKKHLGLYFSEAIRIKLIPRPDLLTWDFLIDNEDQFIFGTYTARRIKIEHKFPKQIDNPGLIEKSKKEQKVSDFLSSTEFAYPFVKKTKSGFFVMWRDLRFRESKTYFPYHAIMYITYDYKFKSTYIDKIYSLKNYKKVLRELERNCTTENEQSTKKLKHVSA
- a CDS encoding MGDG synthase family glycosyltransferase; this translates as MKRPTALILTARYGSGHIQAANALATELRNNGYEPIISDLFGESYPLMSQITQSIFLKSFSYGASFYKWWYYGTNKLNTKGIAQFSRYLGRKRLQELITIHRPQFIISTFPLNSAPFLIKKERYSIPTYTVITDYCAHPFWINPLVVQYFVAADIVKYGLKKHNVNEKRVTVSGIPIGSEFYSTADKQSIFKKYQITPSNRVVTILAGAQCVLKNVKDLAQLLLKNPSFQIIVVCGKNRALYEKLLPVAIQYPRSFRLFGYVDEIHEIFRISHCLITKPGGITITEAAALQLPLVFYKPVPGQEAENARYFSQQGAAIITHTASEIAESVQELFDNEQLMKNMREQLRHIHKNYSAKVITDYAISQSEEQSLLLP
- a CDS encoding acyl-CoA thioesterase encodes the protein MVQQLSSNVSRTIQTKLVLPPDTNHMGTIFGGTVLSYIDEIAAISAMKHSGKVVVTASIDNVNFLSSAKVGDILILEGFVISTGRTSMEVYVKVECQNLETGNRTLNTTSILTMVANDKDGKPTPVPSVIPETEEEISFFENAPLRKERRLLYKNVNQ
- a CDS encoding YbaN family protein: MKIKNMLYVSLGFLFLGLGIVGIILPLIPTTPLLLLASYFFVKGSKKFERWFKGTSIYKNHLEEFIKEKSMTRKKKITINLFADAMIAVAFIMADSTIVRVVLLLIVAYKYYYFITKIKTI